Proteins encoded in a region of the Streptomyces akebiae genome:
- a CDS encoding CBS domain-containing protein — translation MAEFVREVMTPGAVAVRPDASLVEAAQLMRAENIGDVLVAADGQVIGVLTDRDITLRAVADGADPLTVSAQAVCTPNPVVVGPDDAVAAAVELMRDHAIRRLPVVQDGHPVGMVSLGDLAVAQDPGSALAHISRAEPEPWPGTDPASGGGPGIGPGPVPA, via the coding sequence ATGGCCGAGTTCGTGAGGGAAGTCATGACCCCAGGAGCGGTGGCGGTCCGCCCGGACGCCTCGCTCGTGGAGGCGGCTCAGCTGATGCGCGCCGAGAACATCGGGGATGTGCTCGTGGCGGCCGACGGGCAGGTGATCGGGGTCCTGACCGACCGCGACATCACCCTGCGGGCCGTCGCCGACGGTGCGGACCCGCTGACGGTGAGCGCCCAGGCCGTCTGCACCCCGAACCCGGTCGTGGTCGGCCCGGACGACGCGGTGGCCGCCGCGGTCGAGCTGATGCGCGACCACGCGATACGCCGGCTCCCCGTCGTGCAGGACGGGCACCCGGTGGGCATGGTCAGCCTCGGTGACCTGGCCGTCGCCCAGGACCCCGGCTCGGCGCTCGCCCACATCAGCCGGGCGGAACCGGAGCCCTGGCCGGGGACGGACCCGGCCTCCGGGGGCGGCCCCGGGATCGGCCCGGGTCCGGTCCCGGCCTGA
- a CDS encoding ABC-F family ATP-binding cassette domain-containing protein, translating to MGHLEAAHLEYYLPDGRALLGDVSFRVGEGAVVALVGPNGAGKTTLLRLISGELKPHGGSVTVSGGLGVMRQFVGSVRDETTVRDLLVSVAQPGIREAAKAVDAAEHGIMTVDDEAAQLAYAQALSDWAEVRGYEAETLWDICTMAALGVPYEKAQWRQVRTLSGGEQKRLVLEALLRGTDQVLLLDEPDNYLDVPGKRWLEERLKETRKTVLFVSHDRELLSRAAEKIVSVEPGPAGADAWVHGGGFDTYHEARRQRFERFEELRRRWDEKHAQLKKLVLTLRQAAAVSHEMASRYAAAQTRLRKFEEAGPPPEPPREQDITMRLKGGRTGVRAVTCEGLELTGLMKPFDLEVFYGERVAVLGSNGSGKSHFLRLLAGDDVAHTGVWRLGARVVPGHFAQTHAHPELEGRTLLDILWKEHAQDRGAAMSRLRRYELTRQAEQPFDRLSGGQQARFQILLLELQGVTALLLDEPTDNLDLESAEALQEGLEAFDGTVLAVTHDRWFARSFDRYLVFGSDGRVRETPEPVWDERRVERAR from the coding sequence ATGGGACATCTCGAAGCCGCTCATCTGGAGTACTACCTGCCGGACGGGAGGGCGCTGCTCGGGGACGTGTCCTTCCGGGTGGGGGAAGGGGCGGTCGTCGCGCTCGTCGGGCCCAACGGGGCCGGCAAGACGACATTGCTGCGGCTGATCTCCGGGGAGCTGAAGCCGCACGGCGGATCGGTCACCGTCAGTGGGGGCCTCGGGGTGATGCGGCAGTTCGTGGGGTCGGTGCGGGACGAGACGACCGTGCGGGACCTGCTGGTGTCGGTCGCGCAGCCGGGGATCCGGGAGGCCGCGAAGGCGGTCGACGCCGCCGAGCACGGGATCATGACCGTGGACGACGAGGCGGCTCAGCTGGCTTACGCGCAGGCCCTCTCCGACTGGGCCGAGGTGCGCGGCTACGAGGCCGAGACCCTGTGGGACATCTGCACCATGGCCGCGCTCGGCGTGCCCTACGAGAAGGCGCAGTGGCGGCAGGTGCGGACGCTCTCCGGCGGTGAGCAGAAGCGGCTCGTCCTGGAGGCGCTGCTGCGCGGCACCGACCAGGTGCTCCTCCTCGACGAGCCCGACAACTACCTCGACGTCCCCGGCAAGCGCTGGCTGGAGGAGCGGCTGAAGGAGACCCGCAAGACCGTGCTCTTCGTCTCCCACGACCGGGAACTGCTCTCCCGCGCCGCCGAGAAGATCGTCAGCGTGGAGCCGGGGCCGGCGGGCGCGGACGCCTGGGTGCACGGCGGTGGGTTCGACACCTACCACGAGGCCCGGCGGCAGCGCTTCGAGCGCTTCGAGGAACTGCGGCGCCGCTGGGACGAGAAGCACGCCCAGCTGAAGAAGCTGGTGCTGACGCTCCGTCAAGCGGCGGCGGTCAGCCATGAGATGGCCTCGCGGTACGCCGCCGCCCAGACCAGACTGCGCAAGTTCGAGGAGGCCGGGCCGCCGCCGGAGCCGCCGCGCGAGCAGGACATCACCATGCGGCTCAAGGGCGGCCGTACGGGCGTGCGGGCCGTGACCTGCGAGGGACTTGAGCTCACGGGCCTGATGAAACCCTTCGACCTGGAGGTCTTCTACGGCGAACGGGTCGCCGTCCTCGGCTCCAACGGCTCGGGCAAGTCCCACTTCCTGCGGCTGCTCGCCGGCGACGACGTGGCCCACACGGGGGTGTGGAGGCTCGGCGCCAGGGTCGTCCCCGGACACTTCGCGCAGACGCACGCCCATCCCGAGCTGGAGGGGCGGACGCTGCTCGACATCCTGTGGAAGGAGCACGCGCAGGACCGGGGGGCCGCCATGTCCCGGCTGCGCCGCTACGAGCTCACCAGACAGGCCGAGCAGCCCTTCGACCGGCTCTCCGGGGGCCAGCAGGCCCGCTTCCAGATCCTGCTCCTGGAGTTGCAGGGCGTCACCGCACTCCTGCTCGACGAACCCACGGACAACCTCGACCTGGAGTCGGCCGAGGCTCTCCAGGAGGGTCTGGAGGCCTTCGACGGGACGGTCCTCGCCGTCACCCACGACCGCTGGTTCGCTCGTTCGTTCGATCGCTATCTGGTCTTCGGCTCCGACGGCCGGGTCCGGGAGACCCCGGAGCCGGTCTGGGACGAGCGACGCGTGGAGCGCGCCCGCTAG
- a CDS encoding PAS domain-containing protein — protein MAQTDEFGEELADFVRRVAELKAARSVPSGDLPTVLDAAIFELDHVADRLWPWYERLTASGPVGGTSSAAQEHQLLKTVFQTLPLPVVLVDRETVVRRLNQAATAFTGVRSGYATGRPLSGFLAHADRGAFRSQTAAVARGEGDRSLNVHLQQRPSFPVRATLTQLRPGSGEPRNTVLVVLQPAGHRMPTVEPLRPLPNLTETTRHADLMDLVDTMTTALLTAPVGAALDRAARVLHGRFADWVIADTTNPGLARSTVLAPSEEGAKLLAAQDPATCPLVVTAARGGTPALQIRPADPAAFGHDGSGAPVLVKADVTSLLTVPLAPPEGPVKGVLTLFRSGARLAFSMAEAQAMDMMSRHLALAMETRAP, from the coding sequence ATGGCCCAGACGGACGAATTCGGTGAGGAACTCGCGGATTTCGTCCGCCGTGTCGCGGAGCTCAAGGCGGCCCGCTCGGTTCCCTCGGGAGACCTCCCGACGGTCCTGGACGCGGCCATCTTCGAACTCGACCATGTCGCCGACCGGTTGTGGCCGTGGTACGAGCGGCTGACCGCCTCGGGTCCGGTCGGTGGCACCTCGTCCGCCGCGCAGGAACACCAGTTGCTGAAGACCGTGTTCCAGACCCTGCCGCTGCCGGTGGTGCTGGTGGACCGCGAGACGGTGGTGCGGCGCCTGAACCAGGCCGCGACCGCCTTCACCGGCGTACGGTCCGGCTACGCCACGGGCCGTCCGCTCAGCGGTTTCCTCGCCCATGCCGACCGGGGCGCGTTCCGTTCCCAGACGGCCGCCGTGGCCCGGGGCGAGGGCGACCGCAGCCTCAACGTCCATCTGCAGCAGCGCCCGTCGTTCCCGGTCCGCGCCACGCTCACACAGCTGCGCCCCGGCAGCGGCGAGCCGCGCAACACCGTCCTGGTCGTCCTCCAGCCGGCCGGGCACCGGATGCCGACCGTCGAGCCGCTGCGTCCGTTGCCCAACCTCACCGAGACCACGCGTCACGCGGACCTGATGGATCTCGTCGACACGATGACCACGGCCCTGCTGACGGCCCCCGTCGGCGCGGCCCTCGACCGCGCGGCCCGTGTCCTGCACGGCCGCTTCGCGGACTGGGTGATCGCCGACACGACGAACCCCGGCCTCGCGCGCTCGACGGTCCTCGCCCCCTCGGAGGAGGGGGCGAAGCTCCTGGCGGCACAGGACCCCGCCACCTGCCCCCTCGTCGTCACCGCCGCCCGGGGCGGCACCCCCGCCCTCCAGATCCGTCCCGCCGACCCGGCCGCCTTCGGCCACGACGGCTCCGGGGCCCCGGTTCTCGTGAAGGCCGACGTGACCTCCCTGCTGACGGTGCCCCTGGCGCCCCCGGAAGGCCCGGTCAAAGGCGTCCTGACCCTCTTCCGCTCAGGCGCCCGCCTGGCCTTCTCGATGGCCGAGGCCCAGGCGATGGACATGATGTCCCGCCACCTCGCCCTGGCCATGGAAACCCGGGCCCCGTGA
- a CDS encoding RNA polymerase sigma factor SigF, producing the protein MRTQAKHHPHDDAPDTAEAFRRLAALPAGQQRDTLRDQIIEAWLPMAERLAGRFRSRGESYEDLRQVAYLGLVKAVDRYDPERGNAFESYAVPTVTGEIKRHFRDHMWTLHVPRRVQDLRNRVRFASQDLSQTISGRRPTVAEIAAHANMSEEDVQVGLEALESFTALSLDAELPGSEDGYSLSDALGSMDPALDTVVDREAVKPRLAALPERERAILYMRFFGDMTQSRIAEQLGISQMHVSRLISRCCDRLRDQVMKDAV; encoded by the coding sequence ATGCGTACTCAGGCCAAGCACCACCCGCACGACGACGCCCCCGACACCGCGGAGGCCTTCCGTCGACTGGCCGCACTTCCCGCAGGTCAGCAGCGGGACACCCTGCGTGATCAGATCATCGAAGCGTGGCTCCCCATGGCCGAACGGCTCGCGGGCCGGTTCCGCAGCCGCGGCGAGAGCTACGAGGACCTGCGCCAGGTCGCGTACCTCGGCCTCGTCAAGGCCGTCGACCGCTACGACCCCGAGCGCGGCAACGCCTTCGAGAGCTATGCCGTACCCACCGTCACCGGTGAGATCAAGCGGCACTTCCGGGACCACATGTGGACCCTGCACGTGCCGCGCCGGGTCCAGGACCTGCGCAACCGCGTGCGGTTCGCCAGTCAGGACCTGTCCCAGACGATCTCCGGGCGGCGCCCCACCGTCGCGGAGATCGCGGCGCACGCGAACATGAGCGAGGAGGACGTCCAGGTCGGGCTGGAGGCCCTGGAGAGTTTCACGGCGCTGTCGCTGGACGCGGAGCTGCCGGGGAGCGAGGACGGCTACTCGCTGAGCGACGCGCTCGGGTCGATGGATCCCGCGCTGGACACGGTGGTGGACAGGGAGGCCGTGAAGCCCCGCCTGGCCGCGCTGCCGGAGCGGGAGCGGGCGATCCTGTACATGCGCTTCTTCGGAGACATGACGCAGAGCCGCATCGCCGAGCAGTTGGGGATCTCCCAGATGCACGTGTCGCGCTTGATCAGCCGGTGCTGTGACCGGCTGCGGGACCAGGTGATGAAGGATGCGGTGTAG
- a CDS encoding type 1 glutamine amidotransferase domain-containing protein yields MRIAFLTAPEGVEQIELTEPWQAAENAGHEPVLVSTKSGRIQAFDHLDKADTFAVDAVVGEAPAESFDALVLPGGVANPDFLRMDDQAVSFVRSFFERGRPVAAICHAPWTLVEADVVRGRVLTSWPSLRTDIRNAGGTWVDEQVRICDHGSNKLVTSRKPDDLKAFCEAFLDVFSQEAA; encoded by the coding sequence ATGCGTATCGCATTCCTGACAGCACCCGAGGGTGTCGAGCAGATCGAGCTGACCGAGCCATGGCAGGCGGCGGAGAACGCCGGTCACGAACCCGTGCTGGTGTCGACGAAGTCCGGGCGGATCCAGGCCTTCGACCATCTCGACAAGGCGGACACGTTCGCCGTGGACGCCGTGGTGGGCGAGGCTCCGGCCGAGTCGTTCGACGCGCTGGTCCTGCCCGGTGGGGTGGCGAACCCGGACTTCCTGCGCATGGACGACCAGGCCGTGTCGTTCGTCCGCTCCTTCTTCGAGCGGGGCCGTCCCGTCGCGGCGATCTGTCACGCGCCGTGGACGCTGGTGGAGGCGGACGTGGTGCGCGGCCGGGTCCTGACCTCGTGGCCGAGTCTGCGCACGGACATCCGCAACGCGGGCGGCACCTGGGTGGACGAGCAGGTGAGGATCTGCGACCACGGCTCCAACAAGCTGGTGACCAGCCGCAAACCGGACGACCTCAAGGCGTTCTGTGAGGCGTTCCTCGATGTCTTTTCCCAGGAGGCCGCCTGA
- a CDS encoding TIGR03086 family metal-binding protein → MRPGANAGTRALLDRHAEAQDLFGTRVHAVRDDQWGADTPCAEWSVRDLVNHLVSEQLWVPSLVRDSCMIEEVGDTFEGDLLGPDPAASWDTAAHSAREAFTAPGALDRTVHLSYGDTPATAYCAQMVADLVVHAWDLSRAIGADERLPGELVRFAMDEIAPYAGDLEKSGLFGAPVTPPAGADAQTRLLCLLGRRP, encoded by the coding sequence ATGAGACCCGGGGCGAATGCGGGGACGCGTGCGCTGCTCGACCGGCACGCCGAGGCCCAGGACCTCTTCGGCACGCGGGTCCACGCCGTCCGGGACGACCAGTGGGGGGCGGACACGCCCTGCGCCGAGTGGTCGGTCCGTGACCTCGTCAACCACCTCGTCTCCGAGCAGCTGTGGGTGCCCTCGTTGGTACGGGACAGCTGCATGATCGAAGAGGTCGGCGACACGTTCGAAGGGGATCTGCTGGGGCCCGACCCCGCGGCCTCCTGGGACACCGCCGCACACTCCGCGCGCGAGGCGTTCACGGCGCCCGGCGCGCTCGACCGCACGGTCCACCTGTCCTACGGCGACACTCCGGCGACCGCGTACTGCGCGCAGATGGTCGCCGACCTCGTCGTGCACGCGTGGGATCTGTCGCGGGCGATCGGGGCGGACGAGCGGCTGCCGGGGGAGTTGGTGCGGTTCGCGATGGACGAGATCGCTCCGTACGCCGGTGACCTGGAGAAGAGTGGGCTGTTCGGGGCGCCGGTGACTCCGCCCGCGGGGGCCGATGCGCAGACCAGGTTGCTGTGTCTGCTCGGGCGGAGGCCTTAG
- a CDS encoding thiamine pyrophosphate-requiring protein, which yields MSTTVADHILRRLRAWGVEQVFGYPGDGINGLLAAWGRAEDRPRFIQSRHEEMSAFQAVGYAKFSGRLGVCAATSGPGAIHLLNGLYDAKLDHVPVLAIVGQTHRSAMGGSYQQEVDLHTLFKDVASDFVETVTVPEQLPNVLDRAIRTARARRAPTAVIVPGDVQELEYSAPTHEFKMVPSSLGGGAWTTVPSTESVERAAEILNAGDKVAILIGQGAAGARAEVTRIAELLGAGVAKALLGKDALSDELPYVTGSIGLLGTRPSYELMRDCDTLLTIGSSFPYSQFLPDFGKARAVQIDIDPHMVGMRYPYEVNLVGDAKATLERLIPLIDPERGREWYDEVCAGVARWREVTARRAELSADPINPELVAHALDPLLPDDAIISSDSGSAANWYARHITMRGRMRGSLSGTLATMGCGVPYAIGAKFAHPDRPAIALVGDGAMQMNGMAELITAAKYADRWEDPRLVVAVWNNHDLNQVTWELRAMGGEPSFLPSQELPDVQYAAFARSLGLTGIRVEKPEDVEAGWRAALSADGPAVVEFLTDPAVPPIPPHATWEQMESTAASILKGDADRASMVKQGFKAKLQEFLPGTRSKDDSAS from the coding sequence ATGAGCACCACCGTCGCCGATCACATCTTGCGGAGGCTGCGCGCATGGGGAGTCGAACAGGTATTCGGATATCCGGGGGACGGCATCAACGGGCTGCTCGCGGCCTGGGGCCGGGCCGAGGACCGGCCCCGGTTCATCCAGTCCCGGCACGAGGAGATGTCCGCGTTCCAGGCGGTCGGGTACGCCAAGTTCTCCGGTCGGCTGGGGGTGTGCGCGGCGACGTCGGGTCCGGGCGCGATCCATCTGCTCAACGGCCTGTACGACGCCAAGCTGGACCATGTGCCGGTGCTGGCGATCGTCGGCCAGACGCACCGCAGCGCGATGGGCGGTTCCTACCAGCAGGAGGTCGACCTGCACACCCTGTTCAAGGACGTGGCCTCGGACTTCGTCGAGACGGTGACCGTGCCCGAGCAGCTGCCGAACGTCCTCGACCGGGCGATCCGCACCGCCCGCGCCCGCCGCGCGCCGACGGCCGTCATCGTCCCCGGTGACGTGCAGGAACTGGAGTACTCGGCGCCGACCCACGAGTTCAAGATGGTCCCCTCCAGCCTGGGCGGCGGCGCCTGGACGACGGTGCCGTCCACCGAGTCGGTGGAGCGGGCCGCCGAGATCCTGAACGCCGGCGACAAGGTCGCGATCCTCATCGGGCAGGGCGCCGCCGGTGCCCGTGCCGAGGTGACCCGGATCGCCGAGCTGCTCGGCGCGGGCGTCGCCAAGGCGCTCCTCGGCAAGGACGCGCTGAGCGACGAACTGCCGTACGTCACCGGCTCGATCGGGCTGCTGGGCACGCGCCCGTCGTACGAGCTGATGCGCGACTGCGACACGCTGCTGACCATCGGCTCGTCGTTCCCGTACTCCCAGTTCCTGCCGGACTTCGGCAAGGCGCGGGCCGTGCAGATCGACATCGACCCGCACATGGTCGGGATGCGCTACCCGTACGAGGTGAATCTCGTCGGGGACGCCAAGGCGACGCTGGAGCGGCTGATCCCCCTGATCGATCCGGAGCGGGGCCGCGAGTGGTACGACGAGGTGTGCGCGGGGGTGGCGCGCTGGCGCGAGGTGACGGCCCGTCGCGCGGAGCTGTCGGCCGATCCGATCAACCCGGAGCTGGTGGCCCACGCCCTCGATCCGCTGCTGCCGGACGACGCGATCATCTCCTCGGACTCCGGTTCGGCGGCGAACTGGTACGCCCGGCACATCACCATGCGCGGACGCATGCGCGGTTCGCTGTCGGGCACGCTGGCGACGATGGGCTGCGGGGTGCCGTACGCGATCGGCGCGAAGTTCGCACACCCGGACCGTCCGGCGATCGCCCTGGTCGGGGACGGGGCGATGCAGATGAACGGCATGGCGGAGCTGATCACGGCGGCCAAGTACGCGGACCGCTGGGAGGATCCGCGGCTGGTGGTGGCCGTCTGGAACAACCACGACCTCAACCAGGTGACGTGGGAGCTGCGGGCGATGGGCGGCGAGCCCTCCTTCCTGCCCTCGCAGGAGCTGCCGGACGTCCAGTACGCCGCCTTCGCGCGCTCGCTCGGGCTGACCGGGATCCGCGTGGAGAAGCCCGAGGACGTCGAGGCGGGCTGGCGCGCGGCCCTCTCGGCGGACGGTCCGGCGGTGGTGGAGTTCCTCACCGACCCGGCGGTGCCCCCGATCCCGCCGCACGCGACCTGGGAGCAGATGGAGTCCACGGCCGCCTCGATCCTCAAGGGCGACGCCGACCGGGCGTCCATGGTCAAGCAGGGCTTCAAGGCGAAGCTGCAGGAGTTCCTGCCGGGCACCAGGTCGAAGGACGACAGCGCGTCGTGA
- a CDS encoding DUF6158 family protein, producing the protein MEDHRDRGTTMTGVHPDQLDDQQLMKELESIHRTRHDTLLHGSSEALRTHNERMAQLEGEYLRRHPRRPVVPGRTRDGARDRGPAAT; encoded by the coding sequence ATGGAGGACCACCGAGATCGGGGTACCACCATGACCGGAGTGCACCCGGACCAACTGGACGATCAGCAGTTGATGAAGGAACTGGAGTCGATCCACCGCACGCGGCACGACACGCTGCTGCACGGGTCGAGCGAGGCGTTGCGCACCCACAACGAACGGATGGCCCAACTGGAGGGCGAGTATCTGCGTCGCCACCCACGCCGGCCGGTCGTCCCGGGCCGTACCCGCGACGGCGCGCGGGATCGAGGGCCGGCGGCGACATGA
- a CDS encoding DUF2795 domain-containing protein produces MQRGSDRLSAHRDDEMKHELQGLLRSGHPTRTEEWNDPEPYAEDDPEVAYGPVTPSRAPARVEALRLELARILGRTSFPAGPAELIRTLRGRHAPDGLVAPLERLPRKARYDSAHQLAEAVVQVQDESGESGESGRTGGGAARPPADATESAHDGDT; encoded by the coding sequence ATGCAGCGAGGCAGCGACCGGCTGAGCGCCCACCGCGACGACGAGATGAAGCACGAACTGCAGGGGTTGCTCCGTTCGGGGCATCCCACCCGGACGGAGGAGTGGAACGACCCCGAGCCCTACGCCGAGGACGACCCGGAGGTGGCGTACGGGCCGGTGACGCCGAGCCGGGCGCCCGCCCGGGTGGAGGCGCTACGGCTCGAACTGGCCCGGATCCTGGGCCGTACGTCGTTCCCGGCGGGCCCCGCCGAGCTGATCCGGACCCTGCGGGGCCGGCACGCCCCGGACGGGCTCGTGGCGCCCCTGGAGCGGCTGCCGCGGAAGGCGCGCTACGACTCGGCCCACCAGCTCGCGGAGGCCGTGGTCCAGGTCCAGGACGAGAGCGGTGAGTCCGGGGAGAGCGGGCGGACGGGGGGCGGTGCCGCACGGCCTCCGGCGGACGCCACGGAATCCGCACACGACGGGGACACATAG
- a CDS encoding catalase codes for MSSPMDRKQEQREAAHPVDPASGPLTTDQGVAVDHTDDSLTVGERGPTLMEDFHFREKLTHFDHERIPERVVHARGAGAYGYFEPYESCAEFTRAAFLQDPSVRTPVFVRFSTVQGPRGSADTVRDVRGFATKFYTSEGNYDLVGNNFPVFFIQDGIKFPDFVHAVKPEPHNDIPTGASAHDTLWDFVSLQPETLHAIMWLMSDRAIPRSYRMMQGFGVHTFRFVTADGRGTFVKFHWKPKLGTHSLVWDEAQECQGRDPDFNRRDLWDAIEAGEFPEWELGVQLVPEEDEFAFDFDLLDATKLIPEEQVPVRPIGRMVLDRNPENFFAETEQVAFHTANVVPGIDFTNDPLLQARNFSYLDTQLIRLGGPNFSQLPVNRPVAPVRTNHRDGYHQSAIHRGTNYFPNSLGGGCPAHAGVDPHAYTHLAERVDGAKIRRRSESFKDHHSQPAMFWNSMAPWEKQHIVAAFRFELGKVGALSVRARTVEQLTKVDPELAAEVAKGIGVPVPSDAEPVAYKLTSPALSLEAQRGPGSIRTRQIAVLVADGVDAEQVTAVREALAAEGAIVEALAAQDGTVRGADGAEYTVDRALPTVASVLYDAVLLPGGPVGTPPQATDPDAMRFVRDAYRHGKPIGALGSGVGVVAALRPEGVRLSSEFHHVVADRGVVTDTAQGTASEDFTREFVSAIAAHRHWNRPPTRS; via the coding sequence ATGAGCTCACCCATGGACCGCAAGCAGGAGCAGCGTGAGGCGGCCCACCCGGTCGACCCGGCCTCGGGCCCCCTCACCACCGACCAGGGCGTGGCCGTCGACCACACCGACGACTCACTGACCGTCGGTGAGCGCGGGCCGACCCTGATGGAGGACTTCCACTTCCGGGAGAAGCTCACCCACTTCGACCACGAGCGGATCCCGGAGCGGGTGGTCCACGCCCGGGGCGCGGGCGCGTACGGGTACTTCGAACCGTACGAGTCCTGTGCGGAGTTCACCCGCGCCGCGTTCCTCCAGGACCCGTCGGTCCGCACCCCGGTCTTCGTACGGTTCTCGACCGTGCAGGGACCGCGCGGCTCGGCGGACACCGTGCGGGACGTACGCGGCTTCGCGACCAAGTTCTATACGTCCGAGGGCAATTACGACCTGGTCGGGAACAACTTCCCGGTCTTCTTCATCCAGGACGGGATCAAGTTCCCCGACTTCGTGCACGCGGTGAAGCCGGAGCCGCACAACGACATCCCGACGGGCGCGTCCGCGCACGACACGCTCTGGGACTTCGTGTCCCTCCAGCCGGAGACACTGCACGCGATCATGTGGCTGATGTCCGACCGGGCGATCCCGCGCAGCTACCGCATGATGCAGGGCTTCGGCGTGCACACCTTCCGCTTCGTGACCGCCGACGGGCGGGGCACGTTCGTGAAGTTCCACTGGAAGCCGAAGCTGGGCACGCACTCGCTGGTGTGGGACGAGGCGCAGGAGTGCCAGGGCCGGGACCCGGACTTCAACCGCCGGGACCTGTGGGACGCCATCGAGGCCGGTGAGTTCCCCGAGTGGGAGCTGGGCGTCCAACTGGTGCCGGAGGAGGACGAGTTCGCCTTCGACTTCGATCTGCTCGACGCCACGAAGCTCATCCCCGAGGAGCAGGTGCCGGTGCGGCCGATCGGCCGTATGGTGCTGGACCGCAACCCCGAGAACTTCTTCGCGGAGACGGAACAGGTCGCCTTCCACACCGCGAACGTCGTCCCGGGCATCGACTTCACCAACGACCCGCTGCTGCAGGCCCGCAACTTCTCCTACCTGGACACCCAGTTGATCCGCCTCGGCGGCCCCAACTTCAGCCAGCTGCCGGTGAACCGCCCCGTGGCCCCCGTGCGCACCAACCACCGCGACGGCTATCACCAGTCGGCGATCCACCGCGGCACGAACTACTTCCCGAACTCCCTCGGCGGGGGCTGCCCGGCCCACGCGGGCGTCGACCCGCACGCGTACACGCACCTCGCCGAGCGCGTCGACGGCGCCAAGATCCGCCGCCGCAGCGAGAGTTTCAAGGATCACCACAGCCAGCCCGCCATGTTCTGGAACAGCATGGCGCCCTGGGAGAAGCAGCACATCGTGGCCGCCTTCCGTTTCGAACTGGGCAAGGTCGGCGCCCTCTCCGTCCGCGCCCGCACGGTGGAGCAACTGACCAAGGTGGACCCGGAGTTGGCGGCCGAGGTGGCGAAGGGCATCGGCGTGCCCGTCCCGTCGGACGCCGAGCCGGTGGCGTACAAGCTCACCTCTCCGGCCCTCAGCCTGGAGGCGCAGCGCGGCCCCGGTTCCATCCGTACCCGGCAGATCGCCGTGCTGGTCGCCGACGGTGTGGACGCCGAGCAGGTGACCGCTGTGCGGGAGGCGCTGGCGGCCGAGGGGGCGATCGTGGAGGCGCTGGCGGCCCAGGACGGCACCGTACGCGGCGCGGACGGCGCGGAGTACACCGTGGACCGGGCCCTGCCGACGGTGGCGTCCGTCCTGTACGACGCCGTACTCCTCCCCGGTGGTCCCGTCGGCACCCCGCCCCAGGCGACCGACCCCGACGCCATGCGCTTCGTCCGCGACGCCTACCGGCACGGCAAGCCGATCGGCGCCCTGGGGTCCGGCGTCGGTGTCGTCGCCGCCCTCCGACCCGAGGGGGTCCGTCTCTCCTCCGAGTTCCACCATGTGGTGGCGGACCGGGGCGTGGTGACGGACACGGCCCAGGGCACCGCGAGCGAGGACTTCACCAGGGAGTTCGTGTCGGCGATCGCGGCCCACCGCCACTGGAACCGCCCACCGACCCGCAGCTGA